The following are encoded in a window of Pelagicoccus enzymogenes genomic DNA:
- a CDS encoding VCBS repeat-containing protein, with protein MRVLAITTVTTLYIAGASYLNSTPQSIPLAPPSAKSSTTLFTRLSPEETGIRANNEYADPRMWGERYQEFALGAIGTGITVGDYDNDGKPDLFIVNKTGRSKLFRNLGNWKFEDTTEKAGLAPKAENGLLSWFGSVEDESSVEIWKQGAAFADIDNDGDLDLYLCRSNAPNQLFINQGDGTFKEAENANGLALNSASGMACFADFDRDGWLDVYVQTNLLDSTTSPEGNRDRLYRNIGYGKFTDITDAAGISGLTLGHSATWWDYNEDNWPDLYIANDFATPDTLYRNNGDGTFTNVLDQVVPHQPFSSMGADLGDIDNDGHIDFFVADMAPTTHEMDHRGMAVTRYSMREENITPGTAPQYMYNALYLNNGTGRMQEGAWLYGIARTDWTWSTRFVDLDNDGWLDLHVTNGMSREYQNDDLRQRIYRTVHPKARLAVMKSSPVMNEANLAYRNQEGQGFKRVEKDWGLGEVGVSFGTAFADFDNDGDLDLVYSNLDAPPTILRNDSQTGNRVIFDLRGSASNRYGVGATIEIQTKSGKQLRQLVLARGYLSSSEPALHFGLGEDTTILSATINWPSGTTQILEDLPVNQRYLIQESSSSESSSNDLVKNKRTAPIFAKEAAPAQSPSPKNQPKPDLPFLESTLWNCAVKADFNGDGIPDYAIGNQGLNTHYQATPENSIVFFKGNFGGRSQNQQVEAYYQDGRLLPFASRKELIAAIPPLQRRIPSTNKYAASTIEEILPPAALAQAIRTEITELRSGVLISQADGSQRFIPFPFIAQIAPIQDFGVADIDGDGHLDLLAAQNDYQVPAHISRYDGGLGQLLLGNGDGTFRAIDPQSSGIIIDGHALSIHIEDLNQDGKTDFIVQREGLEPLVFRNQSEGTSSN; from the coding sequence ATGCGCGTACTAGCGATCACAACAGTAACCACCCTATACATCGCTGGCGCTAGCTACCTCAACTCCACCCCACAGTCCATTCCTCTCGCGCCGCCCAGCGCTAAAAGCAGCACAACCCTTTTCACCCGCCTCAGCCCAGAAGAAACAGGTATTCGCGCCAACAACGAGTACGCTGACCCTCGCATGTGGGGCGAACGCTACCAAGAATTCGCGCTCGGAGCAATCGGTACCGGCATCACCGTCGGAGACTACGATAACGACGGAAAGCCCGACCTCTTCATCGTGAACAAGACCGGTCGCTCCAAGCTATTTCGCAACCTCGGCAACTGGAAATTCGAAGACACCACCGAAAAAGCCGGCCTCGCCCCCAAAGCCGAAAACGGACTCCTTAGCTGGTTTGGCTCGGTTGAGGATGAAAGCTCCGTCGAAATCTGGAAACAAGGCGCCGCATTCGCCGATATCGACAACGACGGAGATTTAGACCTGTACTTATGCCGTTCCAATGCCCCCAATCAACTCTTCATCAACCAAGGCGACGGCACCTTTAAAGAAGCCGAGAATGCCAATGGACTCGCTCTCAACAGTGCTAGCGGCATGGCTTGCTTTGCCGACTTCGACAGAGATGGCTGGCTCGATGTCTACGTGCAGACCAATCTCCTAGACTCAACCACAAGCCCTGAAGGCAATCGAGACCGTTTGTATCGCAACATCGGATACGGTAAATTCACAGACATCACCGACGCTGCCGGAATATCTGGGCTGACCTTAGGCCACTCCGCCACTTGGTGGGACTACAACGAAGATAATTGGCCCGACCTCTACATCGCGAACGATTTCGCCACGCCCGACACCTTGTATCGCAACAATGGCGACGGCACATTCACAAACGTACTAGATCAAGTCGTCCCCCACCAACCCTTCTCCTCAATGGGCGCCGACCTCGGGGATATCGACAATGACGGGCACATTGACTTCTTCGTCGCCGACATGGCCCCCACCACCCATGAGATGGACCACCGTGGCATGGCTGTTACCCGCTACTCCATGCGCGAAGAAAACATTACACCTGGCACCGCTCCCCAGTACATGTACAACGCTCTGTATTTGAATAATGGAACAGGACGCATGCAAGAGGGAGCCTGGCTCTACGGCATAGCCCGCACCGACTGGACCTGGTCAACTCGCTTCGTCGACTTAGACAACGATGGTTGGCTCGATCTTCATGTCACCAACGGCATGTCCCGCGAATACCAAAACGACGACCTACGCCAAAGAATCTACCGCACTGTTCATCCCAAAGCACGCCTCGCAGTCATGAAATCCAGCCCAGTCATGAACGAGGCTAACCTCGCCTACCGCAACCAAGAAGGCCAAGGCTTCAAACGCGTCGAGAAAGACTGGGGCCTTGGAGAAGTCGGCGTCAGTTTCGGCACCGCCTTCGCCGATTTCGACAACGATGGCGATCTCGATCTCGTATACAGCAACCTCGACGCCCCTCCCACGATCCTCCGCAACGACAGCCAAACAGGAAATCGCGTCATTTTCGATCTCCGAGGCTCCGCTTCCAATCGCTACGGCGTCGGCGCCACCATCGAGATTCAAACAAAATCCGGAAAGCAACTACGCCAGCTCGTCCTAGCCCGCGGCTACCTTTCTAGCAGCGAACCCGCCCTCCATTTCGGCCTTGGCGAAGATACCACAATACTGAGCGCCACCATAAACTGGCCAAGCGGAACAACCCAAATTCTAGAGGACCTTCCCGTTAACCAGCGGTACCTCATCCAGGAATCCTCGAGCTCCGAATCGTCCAGCAACGATTTGGTCAAGAACAAGAGAACAGCACCGATTTTTGCAAAGGAAGCAGCTCCAGCACAATCCCCGTCGCCAAAAAACCAGCCCAAACCGGATCTACCCTTTCTCGAATCCACGCTCTGGAATTGCGCTGTTAAAGCCGATTTCAACGGCGATGGTATCCCCGACTACGCCATCGGTAACCAAGGTTTAAATACACACTACCAAGCCACCCCCGAAAACTCCATCGTCTTCTTCAAAGGTAACTTCGGGGGACGTAGCCAAAACCAACAAGTCGAAGCCTACTACCAAGACGGTCGCCTACTCCCCTTCGCCTCGCGAAAGGAACTCATCGCAGCGATCCCACCCCTCCAACGACGAATCCCCTCGACCAATAAGTACGCCGCTTCCACCATCGAAGAAATTCTCCCACCTGCAGCCCTCGCCCAGGCAATCCGCACCGAAATAACAGAACTCCGCAGTGGCGTCCTGATCAGCCAAGCAGACGGCTCCCAGCGCTTCATCCCCTTCCCCTTCATAGCCCAAATCGCTCCTATCCAAGACTTCGGAGTAGCCGATATCGATGGCGATGGTCATCTCGACCTCCTAGCCGCCCAAAACGACTACCAAGTCCCCGCTCATATTTCACGCTACGACGGAGGACTGGGCCAACTTCTCCTAGGAAATGGTGATGGCACCTTCCGTGCAATAGATCCTCAGTCAAGTGGCATCATCATAGACGGTCACGCCCTGTCCATCCATATCGAA